One window of Mediterraneibacter butyricigenes genomic DNA carries:
- a CDS encoding DMT family transporter — protein MTREKQRILGHVMACGTQIMWGATFVSTKVLLEQFMPSEVLFTRAVLAFLMLFLVSPHPLKLKNPKQEVAFMGAGLFGIVLYFMLENTALSITYASNVGIIVACAPFFVAVMVSIFFKSEKTGLTFYLGFVIAIAGVILISLNGQKSLNLNPLGDGLAFLAMISWGAYSALIKKIGEWDYPIIATTRRVYFYGIIFLIPVLIAQHASWALQVMREPKIFLNFLFLGICASALGFLLWNLSTKWIGAIKTSVYIYVSPVVTVVLSVLVLHEKMTVVSLLGSGLIFVGLILSQKK, from the coding sequence ATGACAAGGGAGAAACAAAGGATTTTAGGGCATGTGATGGCATGCGGAACACAGATCATGTGGGGTGCAACTTTTGTGTCAACGAAGGTATTGTTGGAGCAGTTTATGCCTTCGGAAGTGTTGTTTACCCGGGCGGTGCTGGCTTTTCTGATGCTGTTCCTTGTTTCGCCGCATCCGTTAAAACTAAAGAATCCAAAGCAGGAAGTAGCATTTATGGGCGCAGGACTGTTTGGAATTGTCTTGTATTTTATGCTGGAAAATACGGCACTTTCCATTACGTATGCCTCAAATGTCGGGATTATCGTAGCCTGTGCGCCGTTTTTCGTGGCAGTTATGGTGAGCATCTTCTTTAAAAGTGAAAAAACAGGTCTTACATTCTATCTGGGGTTTGTGATCGCAATCGCGGGAGTGATCCTGATCAGTTTAAACGGACAGAAGAGTCTGAACTTAAACCCGTTGGGAGATGGACTGGCTTTTCTGGCGATGATTTCCTGGGGTGCCTATTCTGCATTGATTAAAAAGATCGGAGAGTGGGATTACCCGATCATTGCAACGACCAGGAGAGTCTATTTTTATGGAATAATTTTCCTGATTCCGGTTCTGATCGCACAGCATGCATCCTGGGCTTTGCAGGTGATGAGAGAACCGAAGATTTTTCTGAATTTCCTGTTTCTCGGGATCTGTGCCAGCGCACTGGGATTCCTGCTCTGGAATCTGTCAACCAAATGGATCGGAGCCATCAAAACCAGTGTCTATATTTATGTATCGCCGGTGGTGACGGTGGTATTGTCGGTTCTGGTGCTTCATGAGAAGATGACCGTGGTGTCCCTTCTTGGATCAGGACTGATCTTTGTGGGGCTGATTCTTTCCCAGAAAAAGTAG
- a CDS encoding NAD(P)/FAD-dependent oxidoreductase encodes MSKNAEVIIVGSGVIGCAAAYYLAKKGTSVIVLDKDESIGNGGSARNGGGVRQSGRDPRELPLAMYAVERLWPNLSEELGINVEYHKEGNLRLGKTKHHMEILQGLTDKAVACGLDVRMIDGKEVRSINPYLSEEVTGASWCPTDGHANPLLTTLGYYREARRLGVAFYTGEEVVELRKIRGKIRQVVTRKNVYEGEKVIVAAGYASRKILGTVGIDIPMSNDLIEALVTEAEPKMFAQMLGTADADFYGHQTDHGSFVFGGASGLETVNKDNGHNMTSGMTAPCICRGIMKYIPKLADAKIVRTWAGYEDVCIDGIPVIGEIEEVPGLIAACAFTGHGFGISPIVGTLLSELAREEKTTLDLSEFRYDRFHAVI; translated from the coding sequence ATGAGTAAGAATGCAGAGGTCATTATCGTAGGCAGTGGTGTGATCGGATGTGCGGCGGCCTATTATCTGGCAAAAAAAGGAACTTCTGTCATTGTCCTTGACAAAGATGAAAGCATCGGAAACGGAGGTTCCGCACGAAATGGAGGGGGAGTCAGACAGTCAGGAAGAGATCCGAGAGAACTGCCGCTTGCCATGTATGCAGTGGAACGTTTATGGCCCAACCTGTCCGAGGAACTCGGAATCAATGTAGAATATCATAAAGAAGGGAACTTAAGGCTTGGAAAGACCAAACATCATATGGAGATTCTCCAGGGATTGACGGATAAGGCAGTGGCCTGTGGTCTGGATGTGAGAATGATTGACGGAAAAGAAGTGCGTTCGATCAATCCATACCTGAGCGAAGAAGTAACGGGCGCAAGCTGGTGTCCGACAGATGGTCATGCGAACCCGTTACTGACAACTCTGGGATATTACAGAGAAGCCAGAAGACTTGGGGTGGCATTTTATACAGGAGAAGAGGTCGTAGAATTAAGGAAAATCAGAGGAAAGATCCGTCAGGTTGTGACAAGAAAGAATGTGTACGAAGGAGAAAAGGTGATTGTGGCAGCCGGATATGCCAGCCGAAAGATTCTGGGAACAGTAGGGATAGATATACCGATGTCCAATGATCTGATCGAAGCACTGGTAACAGAGGCTGAGCCAAAGATGTTTGCGCAGATGCTGGGAACAGCAGATGCTGATTTTTACGGACACCAGACCGATCACGGTTCTTTTGTATTTGGAGGAGCTTCCGGACTGGAAACAGTCAATAAGGATAACGGACATAACATGACATCGGGAATGACGGCTCCATGTATCTGTCGTGGAATCATGAAATATATTCCGAAACTTGCAGATGCGAAGATCGTCAGAACCTGGGCAGGCTACGAAGATGTGTGTATTGATGGAATTCCGGTGATCGGAGAAATTGAAGAAGTTCCGGGGCTGATCGCGGCCTGTGCATTTACAGGACACGGATTCGGAATTTCACCAATCGTAGGAACACTGCTCAGTGAGCTGGCACGGGAAGAAAAAACGACACTGGATCTTTCAGAATTCAGATATGACAGATTTCATGCTGTGATATGA
- a CDS encoding DUF6198 family protein: METTKKKTAESLSVIRGELALLVVILINSLGVVLMLHSGSGISAISSVPYAFTMGKVIGWMGEWRNQ, encoded by the coding sequence ATTGAAACAACAAAAAAGAAAACAGCAGAGAGCCTTTCGGTTATCCGTGGAGAACTGGCATTATTGGTGGTGATTTTGATCAACAGCCTGGGTGTAGTACTGATGCTACATTCCGGTTCCGGAATCTCAGCGATTTCCAGTGTACCATATGCATTTACGATGGGAAAAGTGATTGGCTGGATGGGAGAATGGAGGAATCAATGA
- a CDS encoding FAD-dependent oxidoreductase — MKRYDLIVVGAGPSGLSAAIEAAKRGLKVVVFDENEKPGGQLFKQIHKFFGSKEHKAKIRGFVIGEELLKEADDAGVEVELNATVIGMYQEKEITVKRGEEIFHYKGDVIVIATGAAENMVTFEGWTLPGVIGAGAAQTMMNLHGVKPGNKILMLGSGNVGLVVSFQLKQCGCDVVALVDAAPRIGGYGVHAAKVARTGVPFYLSHTIVKAEGSDHVTGVTIAEVDNHFQFIPGTEKHFDVDTICLAVGLSPMSQLLKMAGCEMEDNPKRGGQVPIVDEYGETSIKGIFVAGDVSGIEEASSAMIEGRIAGIAAANYLGYIEDAELEEGARKNEAALEGLRQGMFAPKNRGKLIEKTEEGIDVSMNLLKKGFVTDEEIERFPGVTHKVGIHPVMECTQNIPCNPCQDACPKHCIKIGEHITSLPAVDDQAVCVGCGMCVASCSGQAIFLVDETYEPGYATVTIPYEFLPLPEVGEKGYGLGRDGQKVCEAEVVSVKSAKAFDHTNLLTIKVPADMAMKARFYKAK; from the coding sequence ATGAAAAGATATGATTTGATCGTTGTGGGGGCAGGACCGTCCGGATTGTCCGCAGCCATTGAGGCAGCGAAAAGAGGATTGAAGGTCGTTGTATTTGATGAAAATGAAAAGCCGGGCGGCCAGTTGTTCAAGCAGATTCATAAATTTTTCGGATCCAAAGAACACAAAGCAAAGATCCGTGGATTTGTAATCGGAGAAGAGTTACTGAAAGAAGCAGACGATGCGGGCGTAGAGGTGGAATTGAATGCGACTGTGATCGGAATGTATCAGGAAAAAGAAATCACGGTAAAACGAGGAGAAGAAATCTTTCATTATAAAGGCGATGTGATTGTGATTGCAACAGGAGCTGCTGAAAATATGGTGACATTTGAAGGATGGACACTTCCGGGTGTCATCGGAGCGGGAGCAGCTCAGACCATGATGAATCTTCACGGAGTGAAACCGGGCAACAAAATTCTGATGCTGGGAAGCGGAAATGTAGGACTGGTAGTCAGTTTTCAGCTAAAGCAGTGTGGATGCGATGTGGTTGCACTGGTAGATGCAGCACCGAGAATCGGCGGATATGGTGTTCATGCGGCAAAGGTGGCACGGACAGGCGTTCCGTTCTATCTGTCCCATACGATCGTTAAAGCAGAAGGAAGCGACCATGTAACTGGTGTGACGATTGCGGAAGTGGACAATCATTTTCAGTTCATTCCGGGAACAGAGAAACATTTTGATGTGGATACCATTTGTCTGGCAGTGGGACTTTCTCCAATGTCTCAGCTACTGAAGATGGCAGGATGTGAGATGGAAGATAATCCGAAACGGGGCGGCCAGGTTCCGATCGTGGATGAATACGGAGAGACATCGATCAAAGGAATCTTTGTAGCGGGTGATGTATCCGGAATCGAGGAAGCAAGTTCCGCTATGATCGAAGGAAGAATTGCCGGAATCGCTGCAGCAAACTATCTGGGTTACATTGAAGATGCAGAATTGGAAGAAGGAGCCAGAAAAAATGAAGCAGCGTTGGAAGGGTTGAGACAGGGAATGTTTGCACCGAAGAACCGGGGCAAACTGATCGAAAAGACGGAAGAGGGAATCGATGTATCCATGAATCTTTTGAAAAAAGGATTTGTAACCGATGAAGAGATCGAACGGTTTCCGGGCGTGACTCACAAAGTCGGAATCCATCCGGTGATGGAATGTACCCAGAATATTCCCTGTAACCCCTGTCAGGATGCATGTCCGAAGCATTGCATTAAGATCGGAGAACATATTACATCTCTTCCGGCAGTGGATGATCAGGCAGTTTGCGTAGGATGTGGAATGTGCGTGGCATCCTGCTCCGGACAGGCTATTTTCCTGGTAGACGAGACTTATGAACCAGGATATGCGACGGTAACGATTCCTTATGAATTTCTTCCACTTCCGGAAGTGGGAGAAAAAGGATATGGTCTTGGAAGAGATGGACAGAAAGTCTGTGAGGCAGAAGTAGTTTCGGTGAAAAGTGCGAAAGCCTTTGACCATACCAATCTGCTGACTATCAAAGTACCGGCAGACATGGCGATGAAAGCAAGATTTTATAAGGCAAAATAG
- a CDS encoding IS1182 family transposase, with translation MMTQNADKKREQIQMFCMDDLVPQDHLLRLIDQAIDWSFIYELVIDKYSADNGCPSMDPVMLIKIPFIQYLYGIRSMRKTVKEIEVNVAYRWFLGLEMMDKVPHFSTFGKNYTRRFKDTDLFEQIFSRILQECYKYRLIDPSEVFVDATHVKARANSKKMRKRIADEEALFFEEQLKKEINEDREAHGKKPLKEKKEDPKDPPSCGGSSDGKEEKTVKESTTDPESGWFRKGEHKNVFAYFVQTACDKNGWILGYSVNPGNQHDSRTFKSLYDKIKDIGIQTLVADAGYKTPAIAKLLLDDGIIPLLPYKRPMTKDGFFKKAEYVYDEYFDCYVCPNDQVLAYHTTNRSGYREYKSCGIVCEGCQYLKQCTESRDHVKVVTRHIWEPYMEKCEDIRHTIGMKEVYAQRKETVERLFGTAKENHGFRYTQMIGKARMEMKVGLTFACMNLKKLAKMIARKGKRGAQKCFVYSLKGLKRPFFLANFGREG, from the coding sequence ATGATGACACAGAATGCAGATAAGAAAAGAGAACAGATTCAGATGTTCTGCATGGATGACCTTGTTCCGCAGGATCATCTGCTGCGCCTGATTGACCAGGCAATCGACTGGAGTTTTATCTATGAACTTGTGATCGATAAATACAGTGCAGACAATGGTTGCCCCAGTATGGATCCGGTCATGCTCATTAAAATTCCATTCATCCAGTATCTGTACGGCATCCGAAGCATGCGCAAGACAGTAAAAGAAATCGAAGTCAATGTCGCATACCGATGGTTCCTCGGTCTGGAAATGATGGACAAGGTTCCCCATTTCTCTACGTTTGGAAAGAATTATACCAGACGCTTTAAGGATACTGATCTTTTTGAACAGATCTTTTCCCGTATCCTGCAGGAATGCTATAAATACAGACTGATCGATCCTTCCGAGGTCTTCGTGGATGCCACCCATGTAAAAGCACGGGCAAACAGCAAAAAGATGCGGAAACGGATTGCAGATGAGGAAGCACTGTTCTTCGAAGAGCAGTTAAAGAAGGAAATCAACGAAGACCGGGAAGCGCATGGGAAAAAGCCTCTGAAAGAAAAGAAGGAAGATCCCAAAGATCCCCCCTCCTGTGGTGGCAGCTCTGATGGAAAAGAAGAAAAAACGGTCAAGGAAAGTACAACGGATCCGGAAAGCGGATGGTTCCGAAAGGGTGAGCATAAAAATGTTTTTGCGTATTTCGTGCAGACAGCCTGTGACAAAAACGGATGGATTCTGGGTTATAGTGTAAATCCCGGCAATCAGCATGACAGCCGGACATTTAAATCCCTGTATGATAAGATAAAAGACATTGGCATTCAGACACTGGTAGCTGATGCAGGATACAAAACACCAGCGATAGCAAAGTTACTTCTGGATGATGGTATCATACCGCTTCTACCGTATAAACGCCCCATGACCAAAGATGGTTTTTTCAAAAAAGCCGAGTATGTGTATGATGAATATTTTGACTGCTATGTATGCCCGAATGATCAGGTGCTGGCTTATCATACGACGAACCGTTCCGGATACCGGGAATACAAGAGCTGCGGAATCGTCTGTGAAGGATGTCAATACCTGAAGCAGTGCACAGAAAGCAGGGATCATGTGAAGGTAGTGACCCGGCATATCTGGGAGCCGTACATGGAAAAGTGTGAGGATATCCGGCATACGATTGGGATGAAGGAAGTGTATGCGCAACGGAAAGAGACCGTAGAGCGCCTCTTCGGAACAGCAAAAGAAAACCACGGATTCCGCTATACACAGATGATAGGAAAAGCCCGGATGGAAATGAAAGTCGGGCTTACGTTTGCCTGCATGAATCTGAAAAAACTGGCAAAGATGATAGCCAGGAAGGGAAAAAGGGGAGCCCAAAAGTGTTTTGTCTACAGTCTGAAAGGTCTGAAAAGACCTTTTTTTCTTGCAAATTTTGGACGAGAGGGATAA
- a CDS encoding (2Fe-2S)-binding protein yields METIYDRTEDLGEYIPEPDDDRIICRCEEVTKGEIRRAVYDGMFTITEIRRYLRCGMGLCQGQTCAKLVKGIVARELKISPALLEPATSRAPMRPLEMKIYAKEGEDNE; encoded by the coding sequence ATGGAAACTATATATGACAGAACGGAAGATCTGGGGGAGTACATTCCGGAACCGGATGACGACAGAATTATATGCAGATGTGAAGAGGTGACAAAAGGAGAGATCAGAAGAGCGGTTTATGACGGAATGTTCACCATTACCGAGATCCGAAGATACCTCCGTTGCGGAATGGGTCTGTGTCAGGGACAGACTTGTGCGAAACTGGTAAAAGGAATCGTTGCAAGGGAATTAAAAATTTCACCGGCGTTGTTGGAACCGGCTACATCCAGAGCACCGATGAGACCTTTGGAAATGAAAATTTATGCGAAAGAAGGTGAGGACAATGAGTAA
- a CDS encoding MYG1 family protein, whose amino-acid sequence MSKLIERIRKQGASAFTHSGKFHADDVFSAALLLYLNPEIQIIRGTKVPEDYDGIVFDIGRGEYDHHQKDSRVRKNGTPYAAFGLLWEELGEEILGKELAEKFDESFVQPLDLNDNTGEKNELATLIGNFNPTWDAKGGSDEAFFQAVSVAGMILEHKFERFQGNERADQRVEELLADCKEGTKILVLPEFVPCQKRLSETEIAFVIFPSNRGGYCIQPQKKEYSLNYKCSFPVEWLGLEGEELVKATGLQRAGFCHKGGFLMTTDTLEDAVKACEISLAEFQETPVIVCYGATREDEAESRKSEENGVYVNRKDSEIEQLLHQLPKLQAAKIVFLDFPELPELEVRGIYGEVAMEKPEWKARIKQEVKRILKYKPEAVYVADCLFFAYPIVHSLRKKHVPVLTLVETNGEKRLVRIPSGS is encoded by the coding sequence ATGAGTAAATTAATAGAAAGAATCAGAAAACAGGGGGCTTCTGCTTTTACGCACAGTGGGAAATTCCATGCAGACGATGTGTTTTCGGCTGCATTGCTATTATATCTGAATCCGGAGATTCAAATTATCAGAGGAACGAAGGTGCCGGAGGATTATGATGGAATCGTATTTGATATCGGAAGAGGAGAGTACGATCATCATCAGAAGGACAGCCGTGTAAGGAAAAACGGAACTCCCTATGCGGCCTTTGGTCTGCTCTGGGAAGAACTGGGAGAAGAAATCCTGGGGAAAGAGCTGGCGGAGAAATTTGATGAGTCTTTTGTGCAGCCGCTGGATCTGAATGACAATACGGGAGAAAAGAATGAACTGGCCACTCTGATCGGAAACTTTAATCCGACGTGGGATGCGAAAGGCGGCAGTGATGAAGCTTTTTTCCAGGCGGTCAGTGTGGCGGGAATGATTCTGGAACATAAATTTGAACGGTTTCAGGGAAATGAACGCGCAGATCAGAGAGTGGAAGAACTGTTGGCGGATTGCAAGGAAGGAACAAAAATCCTGGTACTTCCGGAATTTGTTCCCTGTCAGAAACGCCTGTCGGAGACGGAGATTGCATTTGTGATCTTTCCGTCCAATCGCGGAGGCTACTGTATTCAGCCTCAGAAAAAAGAGTATTCTTTGAATTATAAATGCAGCTTTCCGGTGGAATGGCTGGGACTGGAAGGAGAAGAACTGGTAAAAGCAACCGGACTTCAAAGAGCCGGGTTCTGCCATAAAGGCGGATTCCTGATGACAACGGATACACTGGAGGATGCGGTAAAAGCCTGTGAGATCAGTCTGGCAGAATTTCAGGAAACACCGGTGATCGTCTGTTATGGAGCGACGCGTGAGGACGAGGCGGAAAGCAGGAAGTCGGAGGAAAATGGTGTGTATGTGAACCGGAAAGACAGCGAGATTGAACAATTGCTGCATCAGCTTCCGAAACTTCAGGCAGCGAAGATTGTCTTTCTGGACTTCCCGGAGTTGCCGGAACTGGAAGTACGGGGGATTTACGGAGAAGTTGCCATGGAAAAACCGGAGTGGAAAGCAAGAATTAAACAGGAAGTGAAACGGATTCTGAAATACAAGCCGGAAGCGGTTTACGTGGCAGATTGCCTGTTTTTTGCATATCCGATTGTACACAGCCTGCGGAAAAAACATGTTCCGGTGCTTACGCTGGTGGAAACAAATGGGGAGAAACGACTGGTTCGGATTCCATCCGGATCGTAA
- a CDS encoding tyramine oxidase subunit B, whose protein sequence is MSAKIDFLYLSEPDMIKAGVKDMASCVEVMEDMLVTLYKGDYVMGGANHNSHGCMITFPDEPQFDGMPKNADDRRFMAMPAYLGGNYQMAGMKWYGSNVENKQKGLPRSILMMMLNDKDTGAPLALMSANLVSAYRTGGIPGVGAKYLAKKDSEVVSIIGPGVMGKTSLAAFVSVCPNLDTVKIKGRSQRSLDAFTGFIREELPQIKHIEICDSVEEAVRDSDIVSFTTTVKDDVSSFPYINGDWVKKGALISMPSAARFDDEFLTSCKLVVDNSKLYEAWEEEYPYPTYPQMQIIGTKFTDLKHEGKIKEEDIIDLADIIENRHPGRENDEEVIVYSVGGMPVEDIAWGGTVYRNAKKLGIGIKLPLWDSPEMA, encoded by the coding sequence ATGAGTGCAAAGATTGATTTTTTATACTTAAGTGAACCGGATATGATCAAAGCCGGTGTGAAGGATATGGCTTCCTGTGTGGAAGTGATGGAAGATATGTTGGTGACTTTATACAAAGGTGACTATGTTATGGGTGGCGCAAATCATAATTCCCACGGCTGTATGATCACATTTCCGGATGAACCCCAGTTTGATGGAATGCCGAAAAATGCAGATGACCGAAGATTTATGGCAATGCCGGCATATCTGGGTGGCAATTATCAGATGGCAGGAATGAAGTGGTATGGTTCCAATGTAGAGAACAAACAGAAAGGACTGCCCCGTTCCATTCTGATGATGATGCTCAATGACAAAGATACCGGAGCTCCGCTGGCGTTGATGTCAGCCAATTTGGTCAGTGCTTACCGAACTGGTGGAATCCCGGGAGTAGGTGCAAAATATCTGGCAAAGAAGGATTCTGAGGTGGTTTCGATCATTGGTCCTGGTGTGATGGGAAAAACATCACTGGCAGCGTTCGTCAGTGTGTGCCCGAATCTGGATACGGTGAAGATCAAAGGAAGAAGCCAGAGATCTTTGGATGCATTTACCGGTTTTATCCGGGAAGAACTGCCACAGATCAAACACATTGAGATTTGTGATTCGGTGGAAGAGGCAGTCCGAGACAGTGATATCGTCAGTTTTACAACGACGGTAAAGGATGATGTATCTTCTTTCCCCTATATCAATGGGGACTGGGTGAAGAAGGGTGCATTGATCAGTATGCCGTCGGCAGCCAGATTTGACGATGAGTTCCTGACAAGCTGCAAGCTGGTGGTAGATAATTCCAAACTCTATGAGGCCTGGGAGGAAGAATATCCCTATCCGACTTATCCGCAGATGCAGATCATCGGAACCAAATTTACAGATCTGAAACACGAAGGAAAAATCAAGGAAGAAGATATCATTGACTTGGCAGATATCATTGAGAACAGACATCCGGGACGGGAGAATGACGAGGAAGTCATCGTTTATTCCGTCGGAGGAATGCCGGTTGAGGATATCGCCTGGGGAGGCACCGTATATCGAAATGCGAAAAAGCTTGGAATCGGAATAAAACTGCCACTGTGGGACAGCCCGGAGATGGCCTGA
- a CDS encoding (2Fe-2S)-binding protein, translated as MMGTRITEHPILGEPKKGKLVHFTYDGQKLQGYEGEPIAVALKAAGIMIHRYTKKEHTPRGIFCAIGRCTDCVMVVDGVPNVRTCVTPLKEGMKIQTQYGVSAEPFENQK; from the coding sequence ATGATGGGAACACGAATTACGGAACATCCGATTTTGGGAGAACCTAAAAAGGGAAAATTAGTTCATTTTACATATGACGGTCAGAAGCTCCAGGGATATGAGGGAGAACCGATCGCAGTGGCACTGAAAGCAGCGGGAATCATGATCCACAGATACACCAAGAAGGAGCACACACCAAGAGGAATCTTTTGTGCCATCGGAAGATGTACAGATTGTGTCATGGTGGTGGATGGAGTTCCGAATGTGAGAACCTGTGTGACTCCTTTAAAAGAGGGAATGAAGATTCAGACACAGTATGGAGTATCGGCAGAACCATTTGAAAATCAGAAGTAG